A single window of Alosa alosa isolate M-15738 ecotype Scorff River chromosome 11, AALO_Geno_1.1, whole genome shotgun sequence DNA harbors:
- the LOC125302979 gene encoding zinc finger homeobox protein 3-like isoform X2, with the protein MEFCDSTDHEGSQTQPPWRLPHPGLLLLPKNQPLSLGTLSPLIPSPLLHLQSPTAAAEKGLRRRPTTGGEEEGEEEENGGGAEERRRDEGGVNGMDQGFGGQVGGALGAGSDVDEEDCYDENEMFEEDEEEEEGDVEELVGEIVYRPDGSAFVVENLNQLSQREAEGDNPTPPPTPQPPLTISTCHIAASLAPWFHPPSQNQNQTQIQTLAQPGPTLHSFRVFHLHHQDDGQQPTSNGLPKDDFLTEAADASGGRASGLPGRRPILMCFLCRLSFGCARSFTLHAAREHGVAPSERERRLLALKNASAIIQPVAPGNRPLLSFLEPKIGSGSAPPTAAPCSPHTQTQTPTPAPWPAKDPHTPLGQHQTLPESRRRDGEGDQGTGGERGLFTSDGVIVREEEEEYFEEEEGDEGLLSDLDDDERDLAEAGSRGNGSSGSGSSKGGLREEALANQSDISKSPLLATPAHTQTPTLAPSLSTPAGVAEGTSFTPSAAPHTSFNCLSRAQPVSPADDSGKTGSPASAPRDECANGESANATQPNDGSPDRATASSSSLQHPSHPHNPHHHHHHNQQQHPGLTYTLPRQGTPSAGSPEALQDLGAGGGSSSGGGSMVDFGSGSGSGENGAQSSPYAMGSYLSGSHSRNSCKTLKCPKCNWHYKYQQTLEAHMKEKHPESEGDECPYCSSGQSHPRLARGETYTCGYKPFRCHVCQYSTTTKGNLSIHMQSDKHLHNMQNLQNGGNGSGTEAGHSHGSARDAQGYGNAPTGGGAASAAPCPTQPSALHPPPRAHSQPHAGQVGPQVGGTCSSPSPAKPKGPAMWRCEVCDYETNVARNLRIHMTSEKHTHNMLLLQQNLAQMQQHRTGMRLALGGALGAGGGPASLPPTPSDTDIYQFYLSQARSLNLTLGTKADPMATDAQFLRSIFSAQDVSGLALTRGEPEMEVPASDHHPGTHEPSPGGVDLAAGQSMFQCGVCEQFSCDGLDGLARHLAAQRSLPESEWRTTVGESHHCRLCQYATPLRANFQLHCQTDKHLLRYQLAAHLREGRARRRRGSRGHDNGGEEREDEREKEREVEWWLNSVSVNVGNPVRLRCNACAYDAPSLEKLKLHTMNSQHESSLRLHKHSHSLSHQRGEGLWRFQRIQRGLPEEEEELSAIFTVRKPPVPDEGDQSEVEAATDGSAEQEEQTKTSVKGGEKETSRGSGSSDGEWDHNDDSPPPKCPSSRASVTDSPPSLKKPRTEPASTEQMLQCPFCRFSHSDLGVLRGHVMTQHSLQPTLRCPLCRDTLGSVSLLRTHLTHVHNVTSDCTNKLINTVIASDVLPASMFTPVPNPEKEGSNSSTDNTKKLHEDSKADPDKGKSPNSEVPKPHRSPLEDAESTKENTAAYPCWQKGCSKVLKSSTSLQAHISEVHNNQKSPGPVSDRHVYKYRCGQCSLAFKTPEKLQLHSQYHAIRAATMCCLCQRSFRSLQALRKHLETSHLELSEAQLQQLYGGLLMNGDALAMGDPTLGEEQGLFGDDCMKDGDEIDLEEKQSSNGSGGDSGLVQQEDAASEMKRANLPFRKATNLTMEKFLDPQRPFKCTVCKESFTQKNILLVHYNSVSHLHKVKRSLQDSTAGVPESVSSTDHKPFKCSTCNVAYSQSSTLEIHMRSVLHQTKARAAKVDPSISPASANTPSISTSSSSSSFSLSSATAVKFATATSSASSSTAHAHLGGQQSSDALYTTAGQAASHSSLSESHEAKRKRLADIIASTAQQQQQKLLQQQQLAQAQVHLQQELQQKAALLQSHLFNPTLLQHFPMTPEALLPLQQQQQLLFPFYIPGGDFQLSAELKNAALNLANSASLGFASQLGPSPSEASVAQKEKPSISTSQQDLTRPPLQQTPTVSHAISNVISHQDGGKAQTPKIHTETAVPEQHRKEEAESTNIRPTEKQDAGKCNTGESQEAKSSGKEVKVGFLPPRISHDASDNASRALLENIGFELVMQFNESKQRVQRKFSENIAMAVGESDSKEVDPLQGKLKCVACHKLFSNTLILKSHQEHVHQTVFPIESLEKFAKDYRDQYDKQYPLRSLTPESSPTPPPPPPPPPPKPPTPPSSQPSQQPPTPSSAPSTPTVAPPTVSAPLPKAPTLPPPPPLSLPVDLPLFPPLMMQPIPLKTLPPPVPGSMPAMDVGLTHDLAQLYQQQLSPALLQQQGKRPRTRITDEQLSVLRQYFDINNSPNEDQIKEMADKSGLPQKVIKHWFRNTLFKERQRNKDSPYNFNNPPTTTLEDAKVDSRPPSPEPQRYECYGSKRSSRTRFTDYQLRVLQDFFDANAYPKDDEFEQLSNLLGLPTRVIVVWFQNARQKARKNYENQGEGAKESSERREMSNDRYIRTPNLSYQCKKCSLVFQRIFDLIKHQKKMCYKDEEDDTRYDSHEDSNDFRNEYYSSSASSTSHTPTLSCSSSTLTAESTSTHNVKPADSNDASAASISETPRERSSHTAEAPNLSKPHQSSSATLHQKEPQLETHHHKLLAEEKEKGHASSPKPSSSMKQQQQQLSPSVPQTSPASSESTRTSLNTVSSPQTSQQTRLTQPVTPFHCGQCKLGFPSFESWQEHQQLHLLANQNQFVHPQFLDRPTDMPFMLFDPSNTLLASQLLSSAFPQIPSSSISSSPMPSATINSLKRKLEEKASTSPMENDWENNGDEQHRDKRMRTTITPEQLEVLYQKYLLDSNPTRKMLDQISNEVGLKKRVVQVWFQNTRARERKGQFRALGPAQAHRRCPFCRALFKAQTALDAHIRSRHWHEAKSVGYSFSMSGMLSDQVGMKMDGPEMSGNLQLSSSWSSQLAALSPANKSTDSSHHHSSSPRFKMEGSDDFDGPSSSSLSQSYDLSKFDNDDCSSVNTSITDATMGEEGGDTSESKHRGSDILAQMTDRAFSCDNDDLMSSDLVSPAMSFNAKDYDNEMMVDYSESSSLADPSSPCPGTSGSQSGDNIERSGPKRYRTQLSNLQVKVLKACFTDYKTPTMLECEALGNHIGLAKRVVQVWFQNARAKEKKAKLNLAKQFGGEPSQSEAPKTECTLCAVKYNSCLSVRDHVFSQAHVAKVKEAVGSQMDKERDYFDPSTVRQLMAQQEMDHLKKSNEVLGMAPHQRFDPATLQALNLSSMYPGLQNMPGVCSASSLNSPHIAGPSSLSPSVSSSGLPTKPTTTSSSSSTPSNSKVSMATSASTAKTKQPELQPERPKENGTEKSEKEKVKEKPSIPPAPSTSSTPRKSDKQDPSAPTTSTPKPGMEFVMDPAQLQALQAARGGADPAAFLSNPFLPCFMPGFPSYFPPQIPGALPGGYLQPIYGMEGLFPYGPAALSQALMGLSQGSILQQYQQYQQSLQGALQQKHLQLQQQQTQKPKAHSQAKADSKQPSQDTVKARERKDPSCGKASPSTSSDQLSSPLGNKPSKVRNMDEHLLLREGVVPKVKGGEQGKGGRLYDCLACDVTLNADDGEALCRHLESPQHKRSAAERLNAKEHATHVLPHTATCAPDSAMASTSQPAPLSTLTPPSSSSSSSSHPSTIDGLCSPPNLSTALSGSPDTTRTLASFCNQTPSSPSTVTSSLARPSSARSSMPTDPNGGTPRAPAMEKPLERQSPTLPEEDPLGGNSRQDGSGNANGNGSDFTCVGTDSLGM; encoded by the exons ATGGAGTTCTGTGACTCCACGGACCATGAGGGCTCCCAGACCCAGCCTCCCTGGAGGCTCCCCCACCCCGGCCTGCTCCTCCTGCCCAAGAACCAGCCCCTCTCACTGGGCACGCTCTCCCCGCTCATCCCCTCTCCCCTGCTGCACCTCCAGAGCCCCACCGCAGCAGCCGAGAAGGGCCTGAGGAGGCGACCCACcacaggaggggaggaggagggcgaggaagaggagaacggaggaggagcagaggagaggaggagggacgAGGGAGGAGTGAATGGAATGGACCAGGGGTTTGGGGGACAGGTGGGAGGAGCTTTAGGGGCAGGAAGTGATGTAGACGAGGAGGACTGTTACGACGAGAATGAGATGttcgaggaggacgaggaggaggaggagggcgacGTGGAGGAGCTGGTGGGGGAGATTGTGTACCGGCCAGATGGTTCTGCATTTGTTGTGGAGAACCTGAACCAGCTAAGTCAGAGGGAGGCCGAGGGGGACAACCCCACCCCGCCTCCCACGCCCCAACCCCCCCTCACCATCAGCACCTGCCACATCGCCGCATCCCTGGCGCCCTGGTTCCACCCGCCCTCTCAGAACCAGAACCAAACCCAGATCCAAACTCTGGCGCAGCCTGGACCCACCCTGCACAGTTTCCGCGTGTTCCATTTGCATCACCAGGACGACGGCCAGCAGCCAACCAGCAATGGTCTACCCAAAGATGACTTCCTCACCGAGGCTGCGGACGCGTCCGGGGGGCGGGCCTCGGGGTTGCCTGGGCGACGGCCCATCCTGATGTGCTTCCTATGCCGGCTGTCGTTCGGCTGTGCGCGCTCGTTCACGCTGCACGCGGCCCGGGAGCACGGCGTGGCTCCGAGCGAGCGCGAGCGCCGCCTGCTTGCGCTCAAGAACGCCTCCGCCATCATCCAGCCTGTGGCCCCCGGCAACCGGCCCCTCCTTAGCTTCCTGGAACCAAAAATCGGGAGCGGGTCGGCCCCCCCCACTGCCGCCCCCTGCTCCCCTCACACCCAAACCCAAACTCCCACCCCAGCTCCCTGGCCTGCCAAAGACCCCCACACCCCTCTGGGGCAGCACCAAACCCTGCCTGAGTCGAGGAGGCGAGATGGGGAAGGGGACCAagggacagggggagagagaggactcTTTACAAGCGATGGAGTGattgtgagagaggaagaggaagagtactttgaggaggaggaaggggatgaGGGGTTGCTCTCAGACTTGGACGATGATGAGCGCGACCTAGCCGAGGCCGGCAGTCGTGGCAACGGTAGCAGTGGCAGCGGTAGCAGCAAAGGCGGACTGAGGGAGGAGGCCCTCGCAAACCAAAGCGATATTTCCAAATCTCCTTTGCTGGCTACTCCTGCCCACACCCAAACCCCCACCCTCGCCCCTAGCCTCTCCACCCCAGCAGGAGTGGCTGAGGGAACCAGCTTTACGCCCAGCGCAGCCCCCCACACCAGCTTTAACTGCCTGTCCCGTGCCCAGCCGGTCTCCCCCGCGGACGACAGCGGCAAGACAGGGTCGCCCGCCTCGGCGCCCAGAGACGAATGTGCCAATGGAGAGAGTGCCAACGCAACACAACCAAACGACGGCTCGCCCGACAGAGCCACCGCTAGCAGCAGCAGCTTGCAGCACCCCAGCCACCCAcacaacccccaccaccaccaccaccacaaccagcagcagcatcctggCCTGACCTACACCCTGCCCAGGCAGGGAACTCCCTCGGCAGGCTCCCCTGAGGCCCTTCAGGACTTGGGCGCTGGAGGAGGATCCAGCAGTGGTGGTGGCAGCATGGTGGACTTCGGGAGCGGGAGCGGCAGCGGAGAAAACGGGGCCCAGAGCTCGCCCTACGCCATGGGCAGCTACCTGTCGGGCTCTCACTCGCGCAACTCCTGCAAGACGCTCAAGTGCCCCAAGTGCAACTGGCACTACAAGTACCAGCAGACGCTTGAGGCGCACATGAAGGAGAAGCATCCAGAGTCTGAGGGCGATGAGTGCCCCTACTGCAGCAGTGGGCAGAGCCACCCACGGCTGGCCCGCGGCGAGACCTACACCTGCGGCTACAAGCCTTTCCGCTGCCACGTCTGCCAgtactccaccaccaccaaggGCAACCTCAGCATCCACATGCAGTCCGACAAGCACCTGCACAACATGCAGAACCTGCAGAACGGCGGAAACGGCTCGGGCACCGAGGCCGGCCACTCGCACGGCTCGGCTCGCGACGCCCAGGGCTACGGGAACGCGCCCACGGGAGGTGGCGCGGCGTCAGCTGCCCCGTGCCCTACGCAGCCCAGCGCGCTGCACCCCCCACCGCGTGCCCACTCACAGCCGCACGCGGGCCAGGTGGGGCCTCAGGTGGGCGGCACGTGCAGCTCGCCGTCGCCAGCCAAGCCCAAGGGCCCGGCCATGTGGCGCTGCGAGGTGTGCGACTACGAGACCAACGTGGCGCGCAACCTGCGCATCCACATGACCAGCGAGAAGCACACCCACaacatgctgctgctgcagcagaacCTGGCCCAGATGCAGCAGCACCGCACGGGCATGCGGCTGGCGCTCGGCGGGGCACTGGGGGCAGGCGGGGGTCCAGCGTcgctgccccccaccccctctgacACCGACATCTACCAGTTCTACCTGTCGCAGGCGCGCAGTCTCAACCTGACGCTTGGCACCAAGGCCGATCCCATGGCCACCGATGCCCAGTTCCTGCGCAGCATCTTCTCCGCGCAGGACGTCTCTGGACTGGCACTGACCCGTGGGGAGCCGGAGATGGAGGTGCCCGCCTCTGACCATCACCCGGGCACCCACGAGCCATCTCCGGGTGGAGTTGACCTCGCGGCCGGCCAGAGCATGTTCCAGTGCGGCGTGTGCGAGCAGTTCTCGTGCGACGGGCTGGACGGACTGGCACGGCACCTGGCCGCCCAGCGCTCGCTGCCCGAGTCCGAGTGGCGCACCACGGTGGGCGAGAGCCACCACTGCCGGCTGTGCCAGTACGCCACGCCGCTGCGCGCCAACTTCCAGCTGCACTGCCAGACAGACAAGCACCTGCTGAGGTACCAGCTGGCCGCACACCTGCGGGAGGGCCGTGCCCGACGTCGCCGTGGCAGCCGCGGCCATGACAACGGTGGGGAGGAGCGAGAGGacgagagggagaaggagagggaggtggagtggTGGCTGAACAGTGTGAGCGTAAACGTGGGCAACCCTGTGCGACTCCGCTGCAACGCCTGTGCCTACGATGCCCCGAGTCTGGAGAAGCTCAAACTGCACACCATGAACTCACAGCACGAGAGCAGCCTCAGGCTCcacaag CACTCCCATTCGCTCAGCCATCAACGTGGGGAGGGGCTGTGGCGCTTCCAGCGAATCCAGAGAGGTCtgccagaggaagaggaggagcttAGTGCCATCTTCACAGTTAGGAAGCCCCCAGTACCAGACGAAG GAGATCAGAGTGAAGTGGAGGCTGCGACTGATGGCTCTGCAGAGCAGGAGGAGCAGACCAAAACCTCTGTAAAAGGGGGAGAAAAGGAGACAAGTCGAGGCTCAG GCTCATCGGATGGGGAATGGGACCATAATGACGACTCTCCCccacccaaatgccccagctcTCGGGCAAGCGTGACCGACAGCCCTCCTTCCTTAAAGAAGCCACGAACTGAGCCAGCGTCCACTGAACAA ATGCTGCAGTGCCCATTCTGTCGCTTCAGCCACTCGGACCTAGGCGTCCTGCGGGGTCACGTGATGACCCAGCATTCCCTACAGCCTACGCTGAGATGTCCACTGTGCCGTGACACGCTCGGCAGCGTTTCGCTTCTGCGCACGCACCTGACGCACGTGCACAACGTCACCTCTGACTGCACCAACAAGCTCATCAAcacg GTGATTGCCTCCGACGTGCTGCCCGCCAGTATGTTTACGCCAGTCCCCAACCCAGAGAAGGAGGGTTCCAACTCGAGCACCGATAACACAAAGAAACTACACG AAGACTCAAAGGCAGACCCTGATAAAGGGAAATCACCAAACTCTGAGGTCCCCAAACCTCACAGATCACCCCTGGAGGATGCAGAGTCCACCAAGGAAAACACCGCCGCCTACCCATGCTGGCAGAAGGGCTGCAGCAAAGTCCTCAAGTCCTCCACCTCCCTGCAGGCTCACATCAGCGAGGTTCACAACAACCAGAAGAGCCCAGGGCCAGTGTCAGACCGCCACGTCTACAAATACCGCTGCGGCCAGTGCAGCCTGGCGTTCAAGACCCCTGAGAAGCTTCAGCTGCACTCACAGTACCACGCCATCCGTGCGGCCACAATGTGCTGCCTGTGCCAGCGCAGCTTCCGCAGCTTGCAGGCCTTGCGCAAGCACTTGGAGACCAGCCACCTGGAATTGAGCGAGGCCCAGCTGCAGCAGCTCTACGGGGGGCTGCTCATGAATGGGGACGCCCTCGCCATGGGTGACCCAACACTCGGAGAAGAGCAGGGATTGTTCGGGGATGACTGCATGAAGGACGGAGATGAGATTGACCtggaggaaaaacagagctcCAACGGTAGTGGTGGTGATTCTGGGCTGGTGCAGCAGGAGGATGCCGCGAGTGAGATGAAGCGAGCGAATCTGCCATTTAGGAAAGCCACCAACCTCACCATGGAGAAGTTTCTGGACCCGCAACGACCCTTCAAGTGCACAGTGTGCAAAGAGTCCTTCACACAGAAGAACATCCTGCTGGTACACTACAACTCTGTGTCTCACCTCCACAAAGTCAAACGTTCACTCCAGGACTCCACAGCAGGAGTCCCTGAGTCCGTCAGCAGCACCGATCACAAACCTTTCAAGTGTTCCACCTGTAATGTGGCCTACAGCCAGAGCTCCACTCTGGAGATCCACATGAGGTCAGTCCTGCACCAGACCAAAGCCCGTGCTGCCAAAGTAGACCCTTCTATCAGTCCTGCCTCTGCTAACACTCCTTCAATTAGCACTAGCTCATCCTCCAGCAGCTTTTCCCTTAGTTCTGCTACAGCTGTGAAATTTGCCACAGCCACAAGTTCAGCCTCTAGCTCAACTGCTCATGCTCATTTGGGAGGCCAACAGAGCAGTGATGCCCTGTATACCACTGCAGGCCAAGCTGCCAGCCACTCTTCCCTTTCTGAGAGCCACGAGGCTAAAAGGAAGAGGCTAGCAGATATCATAGCctccacagcacagcagcagcagcagaagcttcttcagcagcagcagctagcCCAAGCCCAAGTACATCTGCAGCAGGAGCTGCAGCAGAAGGCAGCACTCCTCCAGTCCCACCTGTTCAACCCAACGCTCCTGCAGCACTTCCCCATGACACCGGAAGCTCTCCTTCcactccagcagcaacagcagctgcTATTTCCCTTTTACATCCCTGGTGGGGACTTCCAGCTGAGTGCGGAACTGAAAAATGCGGCTCTGAATCTCGCCAACTCTGCCAGTCTAGGTTTTGCTTCCCAGCTTGGCCCAAGCCCAAGTGAGGCATCGGTGGCACAGAAAGAAAAGCCGAGCATAAGCACCTCGCAGCAGGACCTCACAAGACCTCCTCTGCAGCAAACTCCAACAGTGTCCCACGCTATCAGCAACGTTATCTCTCATCAAGATGGTGGAAAAGCTCAGACACCTAAAATTCATACTGAGACCGCTGTGCCTGAGCAGCACAGGAAGGAAGAGGCCGAGAGCACAAATATCAGGCCCACGGAAAAGCAAGATGCTGGTAAATGCAACACCGGGGAGAGTCAAGAGGCAAAGAGTTCTGGGAAAGAGGTCAAAGTAGGATTCCTGCCACCCAGGATTTCCCATGATGCCTCTGATAATGCCTCAAGGGCTTTGCTGGAGAACATTGGTTTTGAGCTGGTCATGCAGTTTAATGAGAGCAAGCAGAGGGTGCAGAGGaagttttctgaaaacataGCTATGGCTGTTGGCGAGTCTGATTCAAAGGAAGTGGATCCCCTGCAGGGAAAGCTGAAGTGTGTGGCTTGTCACAAGCTGTTCTCAAACACCCTGATACTGAAGAGCCATCAGGAGCATGTCCACCAGACTGTTTTTCCTATTGAATCACTTGAGAAGTTTGCCAAAGACTACAGGGATCAGTATGACAAGCAGTACCCCTTGAGGTCTCTCACTCCTGAGTCTTCCCctactcctccacctcctccaccaccacctcccccgAAGCCACCCACACCTCCCAGCTCCCAGCCAAGCCAGCAGCCTCCAACCCCAAGCTCTGCTCCCTCAACTCCAACTGTTGCTCCTCCAACAGTCTCTGCACCTTTGCCAAAAGCACCCActctcccacctccacctcctctctccttgccTGTGGACCTTCCACTTTTCCCTCCTCTTATGATGCAGCCCATACCCTTGAAAACACTTCCCCCTCCGGTTCCTGGCTCCATGCCTGCTATGGACGTTGGTCTCACCCATGACCTGGCTCAGCTCTATCAGCAACAGCTCAGTCCCGCCCTGTTGCAGCAGCAAGGCAAGCGTCCTAGAACGCGCATCACTGATGAGCAGCTAAGCGTGCTTCGCCAGTACTTTGACATCAACAACTCTCCAAATGAAGACCAGATCAAAGAGATGGCAGACAAGTCCGGCCTGCCTCAGAAAGTGATCAAGCACTGGTTCCGCAATACACTGTTTAAAGAACGTCAGCGCAACAAGGACTCTCCTTACAACTTCAACAACCCACCAACCACCACTCTGGAAGATGCTAAGGTAGACTCCAGGCCTCCAAGCCCTGAGCCTCAGAGGTATGAATGTTATGGGAGCAAGAGGTCCTCAAGGACTCGCTTCACTGACTACCAGCTGAGGGTCCTGCAGGATTTCTTTGATGCCAATGCCTACCCAAAAGATGATGAATTTGAGCAGCTCTCCAACCTGCTGGGCCTTCCTACTCGTGTCATTGTTGTGTGGTTCCAGAATGCTCGTCAAAAGGCTCGCAAGAACTACGAGAACCAAGGTGAGGGTGCCAAAGAGAGCAGCGAAAGACGAGAGATGTCCAACGACCGCTACATTCGGACTCCCAACCTTAGCTATCAGTGCAAGAAGTGCAGCCTGGTCTTTCAACGCATATTTGACCTCATCAAGCATCAGAAGAAGATGTGCTACAAGGATGAAGAAGATGATACCAGATATGACAGTCATGAGGATTCAAACGACTTCAGGAATGAATACTACAGCTCCTCTGCATCCTCAACCTCTCATACCCCAACCCTCTCCTGTTCAAGTTCAACCCTCACTGCTGAGTCTACCTCTACCCACAATGTGAAACCTGCTGATAGTAATGATGCTAGTGCTGCTAGCATCTCTGAAACCCCCAGAGAGAGGTCATCTCATACTGCAGAAGCACCTAACCTTTCCAAACCACACCAGAGCAGCTCTGCCACCTTGCACCAGAAAGAGCCACAGCTGGAGACTCACCATCACAAGCTGTTGgcagaggaaaaagagaaaggacaCGCAAGCAGTCCCAAACCCTCCTCTTCCAtgaaacagcaacagcagcagctctcCCCCTCTGTTCCCCAGACGAGCCCAGCTTCTTCAGAGAGCACCCGTACCAGTCTCAACACTGTGTCAAGCCCCCAGACCTCACAGCAAACAAGACTGACCCAGCCTGTTACTCCCTTCCACTGTGGCCAGTGCAAACTCGGTTTCCCCTCCTTCGAGAGCTGGCAGGAGCACCAGCAGCTGCACCTCCTGGCCAATCAGAACCAGTTTGTCCATCCACAGTTCCTCGATCGACCGACAGACATGCCCTTCATGCTGTTCGATCCCAGCAACACACTTCTGGCCAGTCAGCTCCTCTCCAGCGCCTTTCCACAGATCCCCTCCAGCTCGATTTCCTCCTCACCCATGCCCAGTGCCACTATAAACTCCTTGAAGAGGAAGCTGGAGGAGAAGGCCAGCACCAGCCCCATGGAGAACGACTGGGAGAACAATGGTGACGAACAGCATCGCGACAAACGTATGAGGACAACCATTACTCCAGAGCAGCTTGAGGTTCTCTACCAGAAGTACTTGCTGGACTCCAATCCCACCCGAAAGATGCTAGACCAGATATCCAATGAGGTGGGCCTCAAAAAGAGGGTGGTCCAGGTGTGGTTCCAAAACACAAGAGCTCGAGAGAGGAAAGGCCAGTTTCGAGCACTGGGTCCAGCCCAGGCTCATCGTCGATGCCCATTCTGCAGAGCCCTCTTCAAAGCACAGACTGCCCTTGATGCCCACATTCGCTCTCGCCACTGGCATGAAGCCAAAAGCGTCGGCTATAGTTTCTCGATGTCCGGCATGCTTTCGGATCAAGTAGGAATGAAGATGGATGGGCCAGAAATGTCAGGCAATTTACAGCTCTCTAGCTCCTGGAGCAGTCAGTTAGCTGCCCTGTCTCCTGCTAACAAGAGCACCGATTCGTCCCATCATCACAGCTCCAGCCCGAGGTTCAAGATGGAAGGATCTGATGACTTTGATGGTCCATCAAGTTCCTCTCTCAGTCAGTCATATGATCTAAGCAAATTCGACAACGATGACTGTTCCTCAGTAAATACATCAATTACTGATGCTACCATGGGTGAGGAAGGTGGAGACACCTCTGAGTCCAAACACAGAGGTAGTGACATCCTCGCGCAAATGACTGACAGGGCCTTTTCCTGTGACAATGATGACCTGATGTCCTCAGACTTAGTGAGTCCTGCCATGAGTTTCAATGCAAAGGACTATGACAACGAGATGATGGTGGATTACAGTGAGAGTTCTAGCCTTGCAGACCCTTCTTCCCCCTGCCCTGGAACCTCTGGGAGCCAAAGTGGAGATAACATTGAGCGATCCGGTCCCAAGCGTTACCGTACCCAGCTCAGCAACCTTCAGGTGAAAGTGCTCAAGGCCTGCTTCACCGACTACAAGACTCCCACCATGCTGGAGTGTGAAGCCCTGGGCAATCACATCGGGCTGGCCAAGAGAGTAGTCCAGGTGTGGTTCCAGAATGCCCGTGCCAAGGAGAAGAAAGCGAAACTGAATTTGGCAAAGCAGTTTGGTGGTGAGCCATCCCAGAGTGAGGCACCAAAGACTGAATGCACCCTTTGCGCTGTCAAGTACAACAGCTGCCTCTCTGTTCGTGACCACGTATTTTCCCAGGCGCATGTAGCCAAGGTGAAAGAAGCAGTGGGTAGTCAAATGGACAAGGAGCGAGACTACTTTGATCCGAGTACGGTTCGCCAGCTGATGGCTCAGCAGGAGATGGACCATCTGAAGAAGTCCAACGAGGTCCTGGGTATGGCTCCACATCAAAGATTTGACCCTGCCACACTCCAGGCTCTAAACCTCTCATCCATGTACCCTGGTCTTCAAAACATGCCAGGAGTCTGCAGTGCCAGCAGCTTGAACTCGCCTCATATAG CAGGTCCCAGCAGTCTGTCTCCCAGCGTGTCCTCCAGTGGATTACCCACCAAGCCAACCaccacctcttcctcttcatcgaCTCCATCCAACTCCAAAGTCAGCATGGCCACCTCTGCCTCTACTGCAAAGACCAAACAGCCAGAACTACAGCCTGAGCGCCCCAAAGAGAACGGCACtgaaaagagtgagaaagagaaggtCAAGGAGAAGCCCTCCATACCCCCTGCCCCCTCCACCTCGTCCACCCCCCGAAAGTCCGacaaacaagacccctccgcccCAACAACCTCCACTCCAAAACCTGGCATGGAGTTTGTGATGGATCCAGCGCAGCTTCAAGCCCTACAGGCAGCCAGGGGTGGTGCAGATCCAGCAGCCTTCCTGTCTAACCCTTTCCTGCCTTGCTTCATGCCTGGTTTTCCCTCATACTTCCCTCCTCAGATCCCAGGGGCTCTTCCTGGAGGTTACCTGCAGCCCATATATGGCATGGAGGGCCTGTTTCCTTATGGTCCAGCTGCCCTGTCCCAAGCCCTGATGGGCTTGTCCCAAGGTTCCATTCTCCAGCAATACCAGCAATACCAACAGAGCCTCCAGGGGGCACTACAGCAGAAGCACCTgcagctccagcagcagcagacacagAAACCAAAAGCCCACTCCCAGGCCAAAGCTGACTCCAAACAGCCTTCCCAAGACACAGTGAAAGCTAGGGAGCGCAAAGATCCTTCCTGTGGCAAAGCATCCCCCTCCACTTCATCTGATCAGTTGTCATCCCCATTGGGTAACAAACCTTCTAAAGTCAGAAACATGGATGAGCATCTTCTCCTGCGGGAGGGTGTCGTCCCCAAAGTCAAAGGTGGAGAGCAGGGGAAAGGTGGTCGGTTGTATGACTGCTTGGCTTGCGACGTCACGCTCAACGCAGACGATGGTGAAGCCCTCTGCCGCCACTTGGAGTCCCCACAGCACAAGCGCAGCGCGGCGGAGCGACTTAACGCCAAAGAGCACGCCACTCACGTGTTACCTCACACCGCAACCTGCGCTCCTGACTCCGCCATGGCATCTACCTCACAGCCTGCCCCTCTGTCCACGCTgactcctccatcctcctcctcctcttcctcctcccacccctccACCATAGACGGACTATGTTCCCCGCCCAACCTTTCGACAGCTTTATCGGGGTCGCCAGACACCACTCGTACCCTGGCCTCCTTCTGCAACCAAACTCCCTCCTCGCCTTCAACGGTTACCTCAAGCTTGGCGAGACCCTCTAGCGCTCGCTCCTCGATGCCAACAGACCCCAATGGTGGGACGCCCCGTGCCCCTGCCATGGAGAAGCCCCTGGAGAGACAGAGTCCCACCCTGCCAGAGGAGGACCCACTGGGGGGAAACTCCCGGCAGGACGGCAGTGGCAACGCCAATGGCAATGGCAGCGACTTCACTTGTGTTGGAACAGACTCGCTGGGAATGTGA